Proteins encoded within one genomic window of Halobacteroides halobius DSM 5150:
- a CDS encoding ABC transporter permease, with product MNLNILLNPIEQGLVFGVMALGVYLSFRILDFPDLTVDGSFPLGAAVAAKLILAGQPPLLATLVAFGCGMLAGSVTAILNTKLKITGLLSGILTMTALYSINLRIMGRANIPLLGQPKVFGLFEFLNLSSRINTLLFFIVSVAITKLAIDWFLSTELGLALRATGDNKDMIRSLGVNTDNTVILGLALSNGLVALAGALVAQYQGFTDVRMGIGMIIIGLASVIIGETVVKNSTIKWATLGVIVGSIVYRAVITLALRMNLNPNDLKLITSILVIIALGAPTVKEKWSRKEVLTDAQVKQGKESI from the coding sequence ATGAATTTAAATATACTATTAAATCCTATAGAACAGGGACTAGTATTTGGTGTTATGGCTTTAGGTGTTTATCTTAGTTTTAGAATTCTTGATTTTCCTGATTTAACAGTAGATGGTAGCTTTCCGTTAGGGGCTGCAGTAGCTGCTAAGTTAATTTTAGCAGGACAGCCTCCTTTATTAGCAACACTTGTTGCTTTTGGTTGTGGTATGCTAGCAGGAAGTGTTACTGCAATTTTAAATACTAAGCTAAAGATTACAGGTTTATTATCTGGTATTTTAACGATGACTGCCCTATACTCAATTAATTTACGGATAATGGGGCGGGCTAATATTCCTTTATTAGGTCAACCTAAGGTGTTTGGATTATTTGAATTTTTGAATTTATCTTCTCGGATAAATACCTTGTTATTCTTTATAGTTTCTGTAGCAATCACTAAATTAGCTATTGATTGGTTTTTAAGCACAGAATTGGGTTTAGCTTTACGAGCTACAGGTGATAATAAGGATATGATTAGAAGTTTAGGGGTTAATACTGATAATACAGTTATATTAGGTCTAGCTTTATCTAATGGGCTTGTTGCTTTAGCTGGAGCTTTGGTAGCTCAATACCAAGGTTTTACAGATGTGAGAATGGGGATTGGAATGATTATTATAGGTCTTGCATCAGTTATTATTGGTGAGACAGTGGTTAAAAATAGTACTATTAAGTGGGCTACTTTAGGAGTTATTGTGGGCTCAATTGTTTATAGAGCGGTAATTACTTTAGCATTAAGAATGAATTTGAATCCAAATGATTTAAAATTAATTACATCTATACTCGTAATTATTGCTTTAGGAGCACCTACTGTTAAAGAGAAATGGAGTAGAAAAGAGGTGTTAACAGATGCTCAAGTTAAGCAAGGCAAAGAAAGTATTTAA
- a CDS encoding ABC transporter ATP-binding protein yields the protein MLKLSKAKKVFNPGTINQNVALRGIDLTLDEGEFVTVIGGNGAGKSTLLNAVAGSYGLTTGQVIIDNQDLTSAADHQRANLVSRVFQDPLQGTAANMTIAENLALAIKRKAKLSLSRGVTKKRREKFKEELSILELGLEDRLDDKVGLLSGGQRQALTLVMATIEEPSVLLLDEHTAALDPKTAEKITKITKKLVKQHNLTTLMVTHDLEQALELGSRTIMMDNGQIVLDVAGEERATMTINDLLEQFNQASGHKITNDRILLAQ from the coding sequence ATGCTCAAGTTAAGCAAGGCAAAGAAAGTATTTAATCCAGGTACCATTAATCAAAATGTTGCTTTACGAGGGATAGATTTAACGTTAGATGAAGGAGAATTTGTAACAGTAATAGGTGGTAATGGGGCTGGAAAGTCTACTTTATTAAATGCAGTAGCTGGTAGCTATGGGTTAACTACAGGACAGGTCATAATAGATAATCAGGATTTAACTTCTGCTGCGGACCATCAACGGGCCAATTTAGTTAGTCGTGTTTTTCAGGATCCGCTACAAGGAACAGCAGCTAATATGACAATTGCAGAGAATTTGGCCCTAGCTATCAAACGAAAAGCCAAATTAAGTCTAAGCAGAGGAGTTACTAAAAAGCGGAGAGAAAAATTTAAAGAAGAGTTAAGTATTTTAGAATTAGGTTTAGAGGATAGATTAGATGATAAGGTAGGGCTATTATCAGGTGGCCAACGTCAAGCATTAACCTTAGTCATGGCAACAATTGAAGAACCAAGTGTTCTATTATTAGATGAGCATACTGCTGCTTTAGACCCTAAAACAGCAGAAAAGATTACTAAGATTACCAAAAAATTAGTTAAGCAGCATAATCTAACAACTTTAATGGTTACTCATGATTTAGAGCAAGCACTAGAATTAGGTAGTCGAACAATAATGATGGATAATGGTCAGATTGTACTTGATGTAGCTGGAGAAGAGCGAGCGACAATGACTATTAATGATTTATTAGAACAATTTAATCAAGCTAGCGGTCATAAAATAACTAATGATCGGATTTTATTGGCCCAATAG